One part of the Haloprofundus halobius genome encodes these proteins:
- a CDS encoding diaminobutyrate--2-oxoglutarate transaminase: protein MKYLEAGNKPILAQQMERESNARTYPRSLPLAIREARGVTVTDMDGNEYYDCLAGAGTLALGHNHPRIDEAMERVLDADRPLHTLDITTPAKERFIDSLFDSLPADFADSAKVQFCSPAGTDAVEAALKLVKTATGNQSVLGFQGAYHGMTNGALSLMGNTDAKEPLSGLMNDVHHLPYPYDYRCPFGIGGEAGHRTASRYVENLLNDSESGITEPAGMILEPVQGEAGAVPAPDEWLREIRRITRERDIPLIVDEIQAGLGRTGETYAFEHAGITPDVVTLSKAIGGGLPLAVVVYDESLDVWEPGAHAGTFRGNQLAMAAGAATIDYILENNLDDHAADVGARLRNHLESTAKRFDAIGDVRGRGLMLGVEFVDVDADWHGAGPHAPDADLAEAVQAECFERGLIIELGGRESATARFLPPLTVSKGQIDEIAAIFDEAVMSAVREHATTQEVAA from the coding sequence GTGAAGTATCTGGAGGCAGGAAATAAGCCGATCCTCGCGCAACAGATGGAGCGCGAATCCAATGCACGAACGTATCCGCGTTCCCTCCCGTTGGCTATCCGCGAGGCTCGGGGTGTGACAGTAACTGATATGGATGGAAACGAGTACTACGATTGTTTGGCCGGTGCGGGAACACTCGCCCTTGGCCACAATCATCCACGCATTGATGAGGCAATGGAACGAGTTCTAGATGCAGACCGCCCGCTCCACACGCTCGACATCACCACCCCCGCGAAGGAACGCTTCATCGATTCGCTGTTCGACAGCCTCCCGGCGGATTTCGCGGACTCCGCCAAGGTCCAATTCTGTAGCCCCGCGGGAACTGACGCCGTCGAAGCGGCGCTGAAACTCGTGAAGACGGCGACGGGCAACCAGAGCGTGCTGGGATTCCAGGGTGCCTACCATGGAATGACGAATGGTGCGCTCAGTCTCATGGGCAATACCGACGCGAAGGAACCACTTTCCGGACTGATGAACGACGTTCACCACCTACCCTACCCGTACGACTACCGCTGTCCATTCGGCATCGGCGGGGAGGCGGGCCACCGAACGGCCAGTCGATACGTCGAAAACCTCCTCAACGACTCTGAGAGCGGTATCACGGAGCCTGCCGGTATGATTCTGGAACCGGTTCAGGGCGAGGCAGGTGCCGTTCCCGCTCCCGACGAGTGGCTCCGAGAGATCCGGCGCATCACCCGCGAGCGAGATATCCCCCTGATCGTCGACGAGATTCAGGCAGGACTCGGTCGCACAGGTGAGACCTACGCGTTCGAACATGCCGGCATCACGCCCGACGTCGTCACGCTCTCGAAGGCGATCGGCGGCGGCCTGCCGCTTGCGGTCGTCGTCTACGACGAGTCGCTCGACGTTTGGGAGCCGGGTGCACACGCCGGAACCTTTCGCGGGAACCAGCTCGCGATGGCCGCCGGCGCGGCGACCATCGATTACATCCTCGAGAACAATCTCGACGACCACGCCGCCGACGTCGGTGCGCGGCTGCGCAATCATCTCGAGTCCACCGCCAAACGGTTCGACGCGATCGGCGACGTTCGCGGTCGGGGCCTGATGCTCGGCGTCGAATTCGTTGACGTCGACGCCGACTGGCATGGTGCGGGACCCCACGCTCCGGACGCCGATCTCGCCGAGGCCGTTCAGGCGGAGTGCTTCGAACGTGGACTCATCATCGAACTCGGGGGCCGGGAGAGTGCCACTGCACGCTTCCTGCCACCGCTTACCGTCTCGAAAGGCCAGATCGACGAGATTGCGGCGATCTTCGACGAAGCCGTCATGTCGGCCGTACGCGAGCACGCCACGACACAGGAGGTGGCTGCATGA
- a CDS encoding winged helix-turn-helix domain-containing protein, with product MTETWDEINEQVKADWKADTTPFERVYEIVEQTHDGQSAAEIADRALVSEPTARRHCKTLVNTGFAETEQDGQTTLYKRNSDRVLMSRIRELREEVNRPELLDSIKEMKAEIRRYEDRYDVVSPEELSQQLDADETEGWDDLTAWRTTRQNLAVAQAALAYDEASHQLAV from the coding sequence ATGACCGAGACGTGGGATGAGATCAACGAGCAGGTCAAAGCGGACTGGAAAGCGGATACCACGCCATTCGAGCGGGTGTACGAAATCGTTGAGCAAACCCACGACGGGCAGTCGGCAGCCGAGATCGCCGACCGCGCCCTCGTGAGCGAACCGACGGCACGTCGACACTGCAAGACGCTCGTGAACACGGGCTTCGCCGAGACGGAGCAGGACGGCCAAACAACGCTGTACAAGCGAAACAGCGACCGGGTTTTGATGTCCCGGATCCGCGAGCTTCGTGAGGAAGTCAATCGGCCGGAGTTGCTCGACAGCATCAAGGAAATGAAGGCCGAGATCCGGCGCTATGAGGACCGCTACGACGTGGTGTCACCCGAAGAGCTCAGCCAGCAACTTGACGCCGACGAGACGGAGGGCTGGGACGACCTCACCGCGTGGCGAACGACGCGGCAGAATCTCGCCGTCGCCCAGGCAGCACTTGCCTACGACGAGGCCAGCCACCAGCTCGCTGTATGA
- a CDS encoding DUF7342 family protein — MFAPFDLRSYAAWSTTNEELQALAEQGQLRRVESGETTRYQPDYTRLLFEEIRTLIEENTREELRNELTAITEEIEEWQATYDVETWEELEQSLADRDFSSDELRERRDVIGRWEENQEDRRLIKHALALYSDVEAARDQMIDVADRATR; from the coding sequence CTGTTCGCTCCGTTTGATCTCCGTTCATACGCCGCCTGGAGCACGACCAACGAGGAACTCCAGGCGCTCGCCGAGCAGGGCCAGTTGCGCCGCGTCGAGTCCGGCGAGACGACGCGCTACCAGCCGGACTACACGCGACTGCTCTTCGAGGAAATCCGCACGCTCATCGAGGAGAACACGCGCGAGGAGCTACGGAACGAATTGACTGCGATCACCGAGGAGATCGAGGAGTGGCAGGCCACCTACGACGTCGAGACGTGGGAGGAGCTCGAACAGTCGCTTGCTGATAGGGATTTCTCAAGTGACGAGCTTCGCGAACGCCGCGACGTCATCGGACGTTGGGAGGAGAACCAAGAGGATCGTCGTCTCATCAAGCACGCGTTGGCACTCTACTCGGATGTTGAAGCCGCTCGCGACCAGATGATCGACGTGGCTGACCGCGCCACGCGCTAA